The following coding sequences lie in one Trueperaceae bacterium genomic window:
- a CDS encoding NADH-quinone oxidoreductase subunit A, with amino-acid sequence MYAELLMMFLAAGLIAALALVAGSLVGPKRATETTLSPYESGIPALGTARERFPVHFYLVAMIFIVFDLETAFFYPLAVKFRAAPQFLLANAVIFVLLLAVGFVYLLRKGVFHWK; translated from the coding sequence GTGTACGCCGAACTGCTGATGATGTTCCTCGCGGCCGGCCTCATCGCGGCGCTGGCGCTGGTGGCCGGCTCCCTCGTGGGCCCCAAGCGCGCCACCGAGACGACGCTGTCGCCCTACGAGTCCGGCATACCAGCGCTGGGCACGGCCCGCGAGCGCTTCCCCGTCCACTTCTACCTGGTGGCGATGATCTTCATCGTCTTCGACCTCGAGACGGCCTTCTTCTACCCGCTGGCCGTCAAGTTCAGGGCCGCCCCGCAGTTCCTCCTCGCCAACGCCGTGATCTTCGTCCTGCTGCTGGCGGTGGGGTTCGTCTACCTGCTGCGCAAGGGCGTCTTCCACTGGAAGTGA
- a CDS encoding NADH-quinone oxidoreductase subunit B family protein codes for MGLRDLFEKDVQELEAEGILFTTLQNLVKWGRSNSLWPVTFGLACCAIEMMAATNSRNDLARFGSEVFRASPRQADVMIVAGRLSKKMAPVMRRVYEQMPEPRWVISMGACASSGGMFNNYAIVQNVDSVVPVDIYVPGCPPRPEALIYAVQQLQKKVRGEAFDERGVALPMVEGWSR; via the coding sequence ATGGGACTGCGCGACCTCTTCGAGAAGGACGTTCAGGAGCTCGAGGCCGAGGGCATCCTGTTCACGACCCTGCAGAACCTCGTCAAGTGGGGCCGCAGCAACAGCCTGTGGCCCGTCACGTTCGGCCTCGCCTGCTGCGCCATCGAGATGATGGCGGCCACGAACTCGCGCAACGACCTGGCGCGCTTCGGCTCAGAGGTGTTCCGCGCCAGCCCCAGGCAGGCCGACGTCATGATCGTCGCCGGACGCCTGTCGAAGAAGATGGCGCCGGTGATGCGACGCGTCTACGAGCAGATGCCGGAGCCGAGGTGGGTCATCAGCATGGGCGCCTGCGCCTCGTCTGGCGGCATGTTCAACAACTACGCGATCGTGCAGAACGTCGACTCCGTGGTGCCGGTGGACATCTACGTCCCCGGCTGCCCGCCGCGCCCGGAGGCGCTGATCTACGCCGTGCAGCAGCTACAGAAGAAGGTCAGGGGCGAGGCGTTCGACGAGCGGGGCGTCGCCCTGCCGATGGTCGAGGGCTGGTCGCGCTAG
- a CDS encoding NADH-quinone oxidoreductase subunit C, whose product MARVWYTPHKPAEAEALRRASVEALTGLGGAVREFKGMVSVTLPKESLIEGLRRVKELGLEMLTDVHGMDYLTYPGHQGKRFSVVYNVHDVSGAARLFVRVDLDDGETVPTCTAIWPGANFLERECYDMMGIVFEGHPDLRKILTPEDLEGHPHRKDFPLGETPTLFNDGRFIDPPSFRAGLTGRDPGLTGWKGGARAGVKATQVPVPRSKLASNLDAEEAGEG is encoded by the coding sequence GTGGCCCGCGTCTGGTACACGCCCCACAAGCCGGCCGAGGCCGAGGCCCTGCGGCGCGCGTCCGTCGAGGCGCTCACCGGGCTGGGCGGCGCGGTCCGGGAGTTCAAGGGCATGGTCAGCGTCACGCTGCCCAAGGAGTCGCTGATCGAGGGGCTGCGGCGCGTCAAGGAGCTCGGCCTCGAGATGCTCACCGACGTCCACGGCATGGACTACCTCACGTACCCGGGACACCAGGGCAAGCGCTTCTCCGTCGTCTACAACGTGCACGACGTCTCCGGCGCCGCGCGGCTGTTCGTGCGGGTCGACCTCGACGACGGCGAGACCGTGCCCACCTGCACCGCGATATGGCCCGGCGCGAACTTCCTCGAGCGCGAGTGCTACGACATGATGGGCATCGTCTTCGAGGGCCACCCCGACCTCCGCAAGATCCTCACGCCCGAGGACCTCGAGGGCCACCCGCACCGCAAGGACTTCCCGCTCGGCGAGACGCCGACGCTGTTCAACGACGGCCGGTTCATCGACCCGCCGTCGTTCCGCGCCGGCCTCACCGGCCGCGACCCCGGCCTCACCGGGTGGAAGGGCGGCGCCCGCGCCGGCGTCAAGGCCACGCAGGTGCCGGTGCCGCGCTCGAAGCTGGCGAGCAACCTCGACGCCGAAGAGGCGGGTGAGGGCTGA
- the nuoD gene encoding NADH dehydrogenase (quinone) subunit D — translation MAARAPETRAPAGDGLGAFETKRMRINVGPQHPSTHGVLRLVVDLDGERIVSLKPYVGYLHTGFEKTMENRTYQQCVTYSNRMDYVNGFAHDLAYMLAVEKLMDARVPVRAQRIRVILVELNRIASHLVFFGTALLDMGALTPFFYCMREREKILDIFEAVSGVRMNYGYFRVGGLYRDVPEDFEPMVRDFVRTFPDYLAQYEDLFMGNDILEARTRGVGVLTRQQALDWCLTGPSLRASGVPLDFRKAAPYSGYQDYDFDVPCYDDGDIWARMQVRMDEMRESLGIVRQAMDMLEPGPVIDPDRRISLPPRRELETSMEAVIFHFKLVTEGFHPPKGEVYVPTESARGELGYYIASDGGSMPYRVKVRAPSLANLQSLEVSSKGGLFADMVINIASFDPVLGDVDK, via the coding sequence ATGGCCGCGCGGGCGCCCGAGACGCGCGCGCCGGCCGGGGATGGCCTCGGCGCGTTCGAGACCAAGCGGATGCGCATCAACGTGGGCCCGCAGCACCCCAGCACGCACGGCGTGCTGCGCCTCGTCGTCGACCTCGACGGCGAGCGGATCGTCTCCCTCAAGCCGTACGTGGGCTACCTGCACACCGGCTTCGAGAAGACGATGGAGAACCGCACGTACCAGCAGTGCGTGACGTACTCCAACCGCATGGACTACGTGAACGGCTTCGCGCACGACCTCGCCTACATGCTGGCCGTCGAGAAGCTGATGGACGCCCGCGTGCCCGTGCGGGCCCAGCGCATCAGGGTGATCCTCGTCGAGCTCAACCGGATCGCCAGCCACCTCGTCTTCTTCGGCACGGCGCTCCTCGACATGGGCGCGCTGACGCCGTTCTTCTACTGCATGCGCGAGCGCGAGAAGATCCTCGACATCTTCGAGGCCGTCAGCGGCGTGCGCATGAACTACGGCTACTTCCGCGTCGGCGGTCTCTACCGCGACGTGCCGGAGGACTTCGAGCCGATGGTGCGCGACTTCGTGCGCACCTTCCCCGACTACCTCGCGCAGTACGAGGACCTGTTCATGGGGAACGACATCCTCGAGGCCAGGACGCGCGGGGTCGGCGTGCTCACGAGGCAGCAGGCCCTCGACTGGTGCCTCACCGGCCCGTCGCTGCGCGCCAGCGGCGTGCCGCTCGACTTCCGCAAGGCCGCGCCCTACTCCGGCTACCAGGACTACGACTTCGACGTCCCCTGTTACGACGACGGCGACATCTGGGCCCGCATGCAGGTGCGGATGGACGAGATGCGCGAGAGCCTCGGCATCGTGCGTCAGGCCATGGACATGCTCGAGCCCGGCCCCGTCATCGACCCCGACCGCCGCATCAGCCTGCCGCCGCGCCGCGAGCTCGAGACCTCGATGGAGGCGGTGATCTTCCACTTCAAGCTCGTCACCGAGGGGTTCCACCCGCCCAAGGGCGAGGTCTACGTGCCCACCGAGAGCGCGCGCGGAGAGCTCGGCTACTACATCGCCAGCGACGGCGGCTCGATGCCTTACAGGGTGAAGGTCCGCGCCCCCAGCCTCGCGAACCTGCAGTCGCTCGAGGTGTCGAGCAAGGGCGGGCTCTTCGCCGACATGGTCATCAACATCGCCAGCTTCGACCCGGTGCTAGGAGACGTCGACAAGTGA
- a CDS encoding NAD(P)H-dependent oxidoreductase subunit E, whose translation MIELQTVTPFFADKQERLREILDRYPPEGRRSALMPLLWEVQSAERHVSEARMHEIAEILGINVTEVKGVMTFYSTYHEQPVGRYHLQVCSTLSCSLAGADEMYDRLVQELGIVNGERDREGRFSLQKVECLGSCGSAPVLQVNDTYYERVTKSRCAQLIAALRRDQMPEPWRERGGDNEGPDEAAPFSRDGTGTQAPAGASPEASRPGGGEG comes from the coding sequence GTGATCGAGCTGCAGACCGTCACGCCCTTCTTCGCCGACAAGCAGGAGCGCCTGCGGGAGATCCTGGACCGCTACCCGCCCGAGGGCCGGCGCAGCGCGCTGATGCCGCTGCTGTGGGAGGTGCAGAGCGCCGAGCGGCACGTCTCCGAGGCGCGCATGCACGAGATCGCCGAGATCCTCGGCATCAACGTCACCGAGGTCAAGGGCGTGATGACCTTCTACTCGACCTACCACGAGCAGCCGGTGGGCAGGTACCACCTGCAGGTCTGCTCGACGCTGTCGTGCTCGCTGGCCGGCGCCGACGAGATGTACGACCGCCTCGTGCAGGAGCTGGGGATCGTCAACGGCGAGCGCGACCGCGAGGGGCGCTTCAGCCTGCAGAAGGTCGAGTGCCTGGGCTCCTGCGGCTCCGCCCCCGTGCTGCAGGTGAACGACACCTACTACGAGCGGGTCACCAAGAGCCGCTGCGCGCAGCTCATCGCGGCGCTGCGCCGCGACCAGATGCCGGAGCCGTGGCGCGAGCGCGGCGGCGACAACGAAGGGCCCGACGAGGCCGCGCCGTTCTCGCGGGACGGGACGGGGACCCAGGCGCCGGCGGGCGCCTCTCCCGAGGCCTCGCGCCCGGGGGGAGGCGAGGGCTGA
- the nuoF gene encoding NADH-quinone oxidoreductase subunit NuoF, translated as MAGAAAVTPPGEGPITSRHDPRFEVTLYRHVGVPGSHTLEFYRSHGGYEAARKALTTMTPEQVIDEVKASGLRGRGGAGFPTGVKWSFMPPVDDRPRYLLCNADESEPGSFKDRYILEDDPHQLIEGMIIAAYAMRATYGFVYVRGEYHLGYERLWQAVREAREAGLLGRDVLGAGYAFDITVHRGAGAYICGEETALMNSLEGLRANPRLKPPFPAAAGLYGQPTTINNVESLASAVHIIARGAAWFSAMGTEDSKGTKLYQVSGPVRRPGVYEMPMGASFRELIYDMAGGPTMEPKAFIPGGSSTPMFPWRDEFLDMPMDFGTLAKNGSMLGTGGVIVIPREKCIVNAMYNVVRFYAHESCGKCTPCREGVAHWLPLLYKKLVDGLGTMEDVQLIEDLANNIRGTAFCPLADACVMPVQASFKWFRDEYEHLATHKVPKYPKSDWWQA; from the coding sequence ATGGCGGGCGCCGCGGCCGTCACGCCGCCGGGGGAGGGGCCCATCACCAGCCGCCACGACCCGCGCTTCGAGGTCACCCTCTACCGCCACGTGGGCGTGCCTGGCTCCCACACGCTGGAGTTCTACCGCTCGCACGGGGGCTACGAGGCGGCGCGCAAGGCCCTCACGACCATGACCCCCGAGCAGGTGATCGACGAGGTCAAGGCCTCCGGCCTGCGCGGACGCGGCGGCGCCGGCTTCCCCACGGGCGTGAAGTGGTCGTTCATGCCGCCCGTCGACGACCGCCCCCGCTACCTGCTGTGCAACGCCGACGAGTCGGAGCCCGGCTCGTTCAAGGACCGCTACATCCTCGAGGACGACCCGCACCAGCTCATCGAGGGCATGATCATCGCCGCCTACGCCATGCGCGCCACGTACGGCTTCGTCTACGTCCGCGGCGAGTACCACCTCGGCTACGAGCGTCTGTGGCAGGCGGTGAGGGAGGCGCGCGAGGCGGGCCTCTTGGGCCGGGACGTCCTCGGCGCCGGCTACGCCTTCGACATCACCGTGCACCGCGGCGCCGGCGCCTACATCTGCGGCGAGGAGACCGCGCTGATGAACTCCCTGGAGGGCCTGCGCGCGAACCCGCGACTCAAGCCGCCGTTCCCGGCGGCCGCTGGCCTCTACGGGCAGCCGACGACGATCAACAACGTCGAGAGCCTGGCCAGCGCCGTGCACATCATCGCCAGGGGCGCGGCCTGGTTCTCCGCGATGGGCACGGAGGACAGCAAGGGCACGAAGCTCTACCAGGTCTCCGGGCCCGTGCGGCGCCCCGGCGTCTACGAGATGCCCATGGGCGCCAGTTTCAGGGAGCTGATCTACGACATGGCCGGCGGGCCGACCATGGAGCCCAAGGCCTTCATCCCCGGCGGCTCTTCGACGCCGATGTTCCCCTGGCGCGACGAGTTCCTCGACATGCCCATGGACTTCGGCACGCTGGCGAAGAACGGCTCGATGCTCGGCACCGGCGGCGTGATCGTGATCCCGCGCGAGAAGTGCATCGTGAACGCCATGTACAACGTCGTGCGCTTCTACGCGCACGAGTCGTGCGGCAAGTGCACGCCGTGCCGCGAGGGCGTCGCGCACTGGCTGCCGCTGCTCTACAAGAAGCTCGTCGACGGCCTCGGGACCATGGAGGACGTGCAGCTCATCGAGGACCTGGCCAACAACATACGCGGCACGGCGTTCTGCCCGCTCGCCGACGCCTGCGTGATGCCCGTGCAGGCCAGCTTCAAGTGGTTCCGCGACGAGTACGAGCACCTGGCCACGCACAAGGTGCCCAAGTACCCCAAGAGCGACTGGTGGCAGGCATGA
- the nuoG gene encoding NADH-quinone oxidoreductase subunit NuoG, producing the protein MRVKVNDVELDLAPGTSAIDAVFAAGDDVPYFCSQEYMSPIGACRMCLARIGAPRKDKDGAWILDEQTGEPKIFWFPNLMATCTTQVMEGMVIDTRSEPVKRAQNSMVEYTLINHPLDCPVCDKGGACELQDRAYEYGSGISRFEFDKRHQEKHHALSELITLDRERCIHCKRCVRYFEEVPGDNVLDFIERANRTYIGTAEDGLPSNFTGNITDICPVGALLDTTSRFRGRNWEYHHTPSVTMDDPTGAAVWIDSRTGRVERVKARLNPEVNKTWIDDGTRFGHEYVDHPSRLLTPLVRRGGELVPASWEEAAALVAERLGGLSGKDVGIALRADATLEEGVGALALAEHLGTGQVDHAPRTAASVVPPPDLRATIADLATADAILVVGDVTEEAGILDLRIKDALKGVTPPELLPHGVPIADLRLKERMPRRREVLAVAAPYRVDLMRWAGAALRYAPGQEAALFAALSGEAGAEATGLEPDLVSGVAARLRAAARAVVVLGGTVLASREATEAALAFARSAGAKALLVGPMADSHGLELIGVLPSHASYAYPAMLETARALVLSHLDPAQDPDVAERLKQKDLLVVHDSFMTETAALADVVLPAKTVYERDGTVVNLEGRFLRVNAAPVEGGASEDLTGVVRYLGEALGQRLEGRSVRSAQRVLRQRLDLELADLPEWGAFLEPKPAARGVPAPAEPQARRRGGNVVVAPSMVRAEYAYLNPRLLAERGGPLLRVSPDDAAALELRSGDDVRLRVDGLWRRATVHVTDAVPAGLMTIAATPDQPQGLAHADLSSLVVLRDREAVAS; encoded by the coding sequence ATGAGGGTCAAGGTCAACGACGTCGAGCTGGACCTCGCCCCCGGCACGAGCGCGATCGACGCCGTGTTCGCCGCGGGCGACGACGTGCCGTACTTCTGCAGCCAGGAGTACATGTCGCCCATCGGGGCGTGCCGCATGTGCCTGGCGCGCATCGGCGCGCCGCGCAAGGACAAGGACGGCGCCTGGATCCTCGACGAGCAGACGGGCGAGCCGAAGATCTTCTGGTTCCCGAACCTCATGGCCACCTGCACGACGCAGGTCATGGAGGGGATGGTCATCGACACGCGTTCCGAGCCCGTGAAGCGGGCCCAGAACTCGATGGTCGAGTACACGCTCATCAACCACCCGCTCGACTGCCCCGTCTGCGACAAGGGCGGCGCCTGCGAGCTGCAGGACCGCGCCTACGAGTACGGCTCAGGCATCTCGCGCTTCGAGTTCGACAAGCGCCACCAGGAGAAGCACCACGCGCTCTCGGAGCTGATCACGCTCGACAGGGAGCGCTGCATCCACTGCAAGCGCTGCGTGCGCTACTTCGAGGAGGTGCCGGGCGACAACGTGCTCGACTTCATCGAGCGCGCCAACCGCACCTACATCGGCACCGCCGAGGACGGCCTGCCGAGCAACTTCACCGGCAACATCACCGACATCTGCCCGGTGGGCGCGCTGCTCGACACGACCAGCCGCTTCCGGGGGCGCAACTGGGAGTACCACCACACGCCGTCCGTGACGATGGACGACCCCACCGGCGCCGCCGTGTGGATCGACTCGCGCACCGGACGCGTCGAGCGCGTCAAGGCGCGCCTCAACCCCGAGGTCAACAAGACCTGGATCGACGACGGCACGCGCTTCGGGCACGAGTACGTGGACCACCCGTCGCGCCTGCTCACCCCGCTGGTGCGGCGCGGCGGCGAGCTCGTGCCGGCGTCGTGGGAGGAGGCCGCGGCCCTCGTCGCCGAGCGCCTCGGCGGCCTCAGCGGCAAGGACGTCGGCATCGCCTTGCGCGCCGACGCGACGCTCGAGGAGGGCGTGGGCGCGCTGGCGCTCGCCGAGCACCTCGGCACCGGGCAGGTCGACCACGCCCCGCGGACGGCGGCCTCGGTGGTCCCGCCCCCCGACCTGCGCGCGACGATCGCCGACCTCGCGACCGCCGACGCGATCCTCGTCGTCGGCGACGTCACCGAGGAGGCGGGAATCCTCGACCTCAGGATCAAGGACGCCCTCAAGGGCGTCACCCCGCCGGAGCTGCTGCCGCACGGCGTGCCCATCGCCGACCTGCGGCTCAAGGAGCGCATGCCGCGCCGCCGGGAGGTCCTCGCCGTGGCGGCGCCCTACCGTGTGGACCTCATGCGCTGGGCCGGAGCGGCGCTGCGCTACGCCCCGGGGCAGGAGGCGGCGCTGTTCGCCGCGCTGTCCGGCGAGGCCGGCGCCGAGGCGACCGGCCTGGAGCCCGACCTCGTGAGCGGCGTCGCCGCGCGCCTGAGGGCGGCAGCGCGCGCCGTGGTCGTTCTGGGCGGGACCGTGCTGGCCTCGCGCGAGGCGACGGAGGCGGCGCTGGCGTTCGCGCGCTCCGCGGGGGCGAAGGCGCTGCTCGTCGGTCCGATGGCCGACAGCCACGGCCTCGAGCTGATCGGCGTGCTGCCCAGCCACGCCAGCTACGCCTACCCGGCGATGCTCGAGACGGCGCGGGCCCTCGTCCTCTCCCACCTCGACCCGGCGCAGGACCCCGACGTCGCCGAGCGCCTCAAGCAGAAGGACCTGCTCGTCGTCCACGACAGCTTCATGACCGAGACGGCCGCGCTCGCCGACGTCGTGCTGCCGGCCAAGACCGTGTACGAGCGCGACGGCACCGTCGTGAACCTCGAGGGGCGGTTCCTGCGCGTCAACGCCGCGCCCGTCGAGGGCGGCGCCAGCGAGGACCTCACGGGCGTCGTCCGGTACCTCGGCGAGGCGCTGGGCCAGCGGCTCGAGGGCCGCAGCGTCAGGAGCGCCCAGCGCGTGCTGCGCCAGCGCCTCGACCTCGAGCTCGCCGACCTCCCCGAGTGGGGCGCGTTCCTCGAGCCCAAGCCGGCGGCGCGCGGCGTGCCAGCGCCGGCCGAGCCGCAGGCCAGGCGCCGCGGCGGCAACGTCGTCGTGGCGCCGTCCATGGTGAGGGCCGAATACGCCTACCTCAACCCACGCCTGCTCGCCGAGCGCGGCGGACCGCTGCTGCGCGTCAGCCCTGACGACGCCGCGGCCCTGGAGCTCAGGAGCGGCGACGACGTGCGCCTGCGCGTGGACGGCCTGTGGCGCCGCGCGACCGTGCACGTCACCGACGCGGTGCCGGCCGGGCTGATGACGATCGCCGCCACGCCGGACCAGCCGCAGGGCCTGGCCCACGCCGACCTCTCCAGCCTCGTAGTCCTCCGCGACAGGGAGGCGGTGGCGTCGTGA
- the nuoH gene encoding NADH-quinone oxidoreductase subunit NuoH, which yields MSDYVRDPLFVTFVKAFVLCLILLGGFAYMTVIERKLLARFQHRYGPNRVGLFGLLQPIADALKSIFKEDLVMTSADRVVYVLAPAISIVCALSAFGAIPAGPPGSLFGFNPWVMDLDVGVLYVLAVTSLGVYGIFLGGWASNSKYALLGSLRSSAQIISYELGLGLSVLAVIMVTGTLNLRQIVDTGIWSVSPWLWPGLALAMLTFLISGTAEVNRTPFDLPEAEQELVAGYLTEYSSIKWALYMMAEYVNMFTASAFISTLFLGGWRGPAFVDRIVPGMSQWPFVWLVLKIAFFLFLFIWLKATLPRLRYDQLMRFGWLYLFEVALAGALLTGTVIAFVL from the coding sequence GTGAGCGACTACGTCCGCGACCCGCTGTTCGTGACGTTCGTCAAGGCGTTCGTGCTGTGCCTGATCCTGCTGGGCGGGTTCGCCTACATGACGGTCATCGAGCGCAAGCTCCTGGCGCGCTTCCAGCACCGCTACGGGCCGAACCGCGTCGGGCTCTTCGGCCTGCTGCAGCCGATCGCCGACGCGCTCAAGTCGATATTCAAGGAAGACCTGGTCATGACCAGCGCCGACCGCGTGGTCTACGTGCTGGCGCCGGCCATAAGCATCGTGTGCGCGCTCTCGGCGTTCGGCGCGATCCCGGCCGGACCGCCGGGCAGCCTCTTCGGCTTCAACCCGTGGGTGATGGACCTCGACGTCGGCGTGCTCTACGTCCTGGCCGTGACCAGCCTGGGCGTCTACGGCATCTTCCTCGGCGGCTGGGCGTCGAACAGCAAGTACGCGCTGCTCGGCTCCCTGCGCTCCTCGGCGCAGATCATCAGCTACGAGCTGGGCCTCGGCCTGTCGGTCCTCGCCGTGATCATGGTGACCGGCACCCTGAACCTGCGGCAGATCGTCGACACCGGCATCTGGTCGGTCAGCCCCTGGCTGTGGCCCGGTCTGGCGCTCGCGATGCTGACGTTCCTGATCTCCGGGACCGCCGAGGTGAACCGCACCCCGTTCGACCTGCCCGAGGCCGAGCAGGAGCTAGTCGCGGGCTACCTGACCGAGTACTCGTCGATCAAGTGGGCGCTCTACATGATGGCCGAGTACGTGAACATGTTCACGGCCTCGGCCTTCATCAGCACGCTGTTCCTGGGCGGCTGGCGCGGCCCTGCCTTCGTCGACAGGATCGTCCCCGGCATGTCCCAGTGGCCGTTCGTCTGGCTGGTGCTGAAGATCGCCTTCTTCCTGTTCCTGTTCATCTGGCTGAAGGCGACGCTGCCGCGCCTGCGCTACGACCAGCTCATGCGCTTCGGCTGGCTCTACCTGTTCGAGGTCGCCCTGGCGGGCGCGCTGCTGACGGGGACGGTGATCGCCTTTGTGTTGTGA
- a CDS encoding NADH-quinone oxidoreductase subunit J has protein sequence MIGFLIVAALAVAGGALVITARQPVHAALGLVGTLLAVAVAYVMLDAHFLAAIQVIVYAGAVMVLFLFVIMLLNVEQQPPAARWPWLRWAAYGVGLLGAVAVAGTVLAERRPGPDQAAVDAVLQGGSAERIGTVLFSEYLLAFHLVAVLLLTGVIAAVSLVQRAGEERGPEAVAVVTEEEPAMRASEPA, from the coding sequence ATGATCGGCTTCCTGATCGTCGCCGCGCTGGCCGTCGCCGGCGGCGCGCTCGTGATCACGGCGCGCCAGCCCGTGCACGCCGCGCTCGGCCTGGTGGGCACGCTGCTCGCCGTGGCCGTGGCCTACGTGATGCTCGACGCCCACTTCCTGGCCGCGATCCAGGTGATCGTCTACGCCGGCGCCGTCATGGTCCTGTTCCTGTTCGTGATCATGCTGCTCAACGTCGAGCAGCAGCCGCCCGCCGCCCGCTGGCCCTGGCTGCGCTGGGCGGCCTACGGCGTGGGGCTGCTCGGCGCCGTGGCCGTCGCGGGCACGGTGCTGGCCGAGCGCCGCCCCGGGCCGGACCAGGCGGCGGTCGACGCCGTGCTGCAGGGCGGCAGCGCCGAGCGCATCGGCACCGTGCTGTTCAGCGAGTACCTGCTGGCCTTCCACCTCGTCGCCGTGCTGCTCCTCACCGGCGTGATCGCCGCCGTCAGCCTGGTGCAGCGCGCCGGCGAGGAGCGCGGCCCCGAGGCCGTCGCCGTCGTGACCGAGGAGGAGCCCGCCATGAGAGCGAGCGAGCCGGCGTGA
- the nuoK gene encoding NADH-quinone oxidoreductase subunit NuoK, with the protein MSVPSEYFVALSAVLFGLGAVGVVTRRSAILVFLSIELMLNAANLAIVAFARRWSVTGGAHALEGQGAVFIVLAVAAAEVAVGLGILVAIFRYRVTTDVDQLAEVRG; encoded by the coding sequence GTGAGCGTCCCCAGCGAGTACTTCGTGGCGCTCAGCGCCGTACTGTTCGGGCTCGGCGCCGTGGGCGTCGTGACGCGCCGCAGCGCGATCCTCGTGTTCCTGTCGATCGAGCTGATGCTCAACGCCGCGAACCTGGCCATCGTCGCGTTCGCGCGGCGCTGGTCGGTGACCGGCGGCGCCCACGCGCTCGAGGGCCAGGGCGCCGTGTTCATCGTCCTGGCCGTCGCCGCGGCCGAGGTCGCCGTCGGCCTCGGCATCCTCGTCGCGATCTTCAGGTACCGGGTCACCACCGACGTGGACCAGCTCGCCGAGGTGCGCGGATGA